From Procambarus clarkii isolate CNS0578487 chromosome 49, FALCON_Pclarkii_2.0, whole genome shotgun sequence, a single genomic window includes:
- the LOC138351447 gene encoding uncharacterized protein, whose amino-acid sequence MGHVQSNVDTPANMPKMGLVQSNVDTPVNMPKMGLVQSNVDTPANMPMMGHVQSNVDTPANMPMMGLVQSNVDTPANMPRMGLVQSNVDTPANMPMMGLVQSNVDTPANMPRMGLVQSNVDTPANMPMMGLVQSNVDTPANMPRMGLVQSNVDTPANMPRMGLVQSNVDTSANMPMMGLVQSNVDTPANMPRMGLVQSNVDTPADMPRMGLVQSNVDTPANMPRMGLVQSNVDTSANMPMMGLVQSNVDTPANMPRMGLVQSNVDTPADMPRMGLVQSNVDTPANMPRMGLVQSNVDTSANMPMMGLVQSNVDTPANMPRMGLVQSNVDTPANMPMMLCVRPRYSVTADGFILYSSLQE is encoded by the coding sequence ATGGGGCATGTACAGAGTAATGTTGACACACCTGCCAACATGCCCAAGATGGGGCTCGTACAGAGTAATGTTGACACACCTGTCAACATGCCCAAGATGGGGCTCGTACAGAGTAATGTTGACACACCTGCCAACATGCCCATGATGGGGCATGTACAGAGTAATGTTGACACACCTGCCAACATGCCCATGATGGGGCTCGTACAGAGCAATGTTGACACACCTGCCAACATGCCCAGGATGGGGCTCGTACAGAGTAATGTTGACACACCTGCCAACATGCCCATGATGGGGCTCGTACAGAGCAATGTTGACACACCTGCCAACATGCCCAGGATGGGGCTCGTACAGAGTAATGTTGACACACCTGCCAACATGCCCATGATGGGGCTCGTACAGAGCAATGTTGACACACCTGCCAACATGCCCAGGATGGGGCTCGTACAGAGTAATGTTGACACACCTGCCAACATGCCCAGGATGGGGCTCGTACAGAGTAATGTTGACACATCTGCCAACATGCCCATGATGGGGCTCGTACAGAGTAATGTTGACACACCTGCCAACATGCCCAGGATGGGGCTCGTACAGAGTAATGTTGACACACCTGCCGACATGCCCAGGATGGGGCTCGTACAGAGTAATGTTGACACACCTGCCAACATGCCCAGGATGGGGCTCGTACAGAGTAATGTTGACACATCTGCCAACATGCCCATGATGGGGCTCGTACAGAGTAATGTTGACACACCTGCCAACATGCCCAGGATGGGGCTCGTACAGAGTAATGTTGACACACCTGCCGACATGCCCAGGATGGGGCTCGTACAGAGTAATGTTGACACACCTGCCAACATGCCCAGGATGGGGCTCGTACAGAGTAATGTTGACACATCTGCCAACATGCCCATGATGGGGCTCGTACAGAGTAATGTTGACACACCTGCCAACATGCCCAGGATGGGGCTCGTACAGAGTAATGTTGACACACCTGCCaacatgcccatgatgctctgtgTAAGACCTCGATACAGCGTAACGGCAGATGGGTTTATTTTGTACAGTTCGTTACAGGAATAG